In a genomic window of Thermosynechococcus sp. CL-1:
- a CDS encoding ABC transporter ATP-binding protein encodes MFAVHHLSYHPAATPQPILRDINLDLGMAELGLIIGPSGSGKTTLLEILAGLATPSRGIIRWQDQVLTPDHLQQLAGLVFQFPDRYFCGSTILEELRFGHPEIPYENFYRALADVGLDHLPLHTRPESLSGGQQRRLALAVQLVRQPYLLLLDEPTAGLDWSMRRQLVQVLRRLKEHWSLLVVTHEATELQEISDRTWRLENGCLVPLTSHQSSPVISFNT; translated from the coding sequence TTGTTTGCGGTTCACCATCTCAGCTACCACCCCGCCGCCACCCCTCAGCCCATTTTGCGGGACATTAATTTAGACTTGGGTATGGCTGAACTGGGATTAATTATCGGACCCAGTGGATCCGGCAAAACCACCCTACTAGAGATTTTAGCGGGCTTGGCCACCCCCAGTCGGGGAATCATTCGATGGCAGGATCAGGTTCTCACACCCGATCATTTACAACAGTTGGCCGGATTGGTCTTTCAGTTCCCAGATCGCTACTTCTGTGGCAGTACCATTCTCGAAGAGCTGCGCTTTGGCCACCCAGAAATTCCCTACGAAAACTTTTACCGTGCCCTTGCCGATGTGGGTCTCGATCACTTGCCTTTGCACACCCGCCCCGAATCCTTGAGTGGTGGTCAGCAGCGTCGCCTCGCGCTTGCTGTGCAACTGGTGCGCCAACCCTACCTGCTCTTGCTCGATGAACCCACAGCGGGTCTGGATTGGTCAATGCGCCGCCAATTGGTACAGGTGCTGCGCCGCCTCAAGGAACACTGGAGCTTGCTGGTGGTGACCCACGAAGCAACGGAACTACAGGAGATTAGCGATCGCACGTGGCGATTGGAAAACGGTTGTCTAGTGCCACTGACTTCCCATCAGTCAAGTCCTGTAATAAGTTTTAATACTTAG
- a CDS encoding FkbM family methyltransferase has protein sequence MGLVNNTLKAAGKLDPISLTLCIVGSRKIYHEDDYAQSPWHIFAPNLRIYGFDADADACDEANTALAAQGITWFERHYPLTLGKEVGESTLYITNAIHCSSLYPPNLSYTSRFQGFNPSLNVAASVQVETTTLDAFAQAEGLESIDVLQVDVQGADLDVLQGGEQLLAASTLAIMVEVEFSEVYRGQPLFGDIDAYLRAQGFVLFDLLTNDGWCRLPRYVSPFCSQRRGGQLLWADAIYLRDLLNENQQQQNRHLQSPSHLLRLAAIADALDFPDYALEVLTQLTLRYGEIPQWNCRKEIFAILEQVQPLLSTDIAKLPIVKLLSEPTT, from the coding sequence ATGGGACTCGTTAACAATACGCTAAAAGCGGCAGGCAAGCTCGATCCAATTTCTTTAACGCTGTGCATCGTTGGCTCTCGCAAAATCTATCATGAGGATGATTATGCCCAATCTCCATGGCATATCTTTGCCCCCAATCTCAGAATTTATGGTTTTGATGCGGATGCCGACGCCTGTGATGAGGCCAATACCGCCTTAGCAGCCCAAGGAATCACTTGGTTTGAGCGTCACTATCCGCTGACGCTGGGCAAAGAGGTGGGAGAATCAACCCTTTACATTACCAACGCCATTCATTGCAGTTCTTTATATCCACCAAATTTGAGCTACACATCGCGATTTCAAGGATTTAATCCTAGCCTGAATGTGGCGGCAAGTGTTCAGGTGGAAACAACTACCCTTGACGCATTTGCCCAAGCTGAAGGACTAGAGAGCATAGATGTCCTGCAAGTGGATGTCCAAGGGGCAGATCTGGATGTGTTGCAAGGCGGTGAGCAGCTTCTGGCAGCAAGTACTTTAGCAATCATGGTTGAAGTTGAGTTTTCGGAGGTTTACAGGGGGCAGCCCCTCTTTGGGGATATTGATGCATATTTGCGCGCTCAAGGTTTTGTGCTCTTTGACCTACTCACCAATGATGGTTGGTGCCGATTACCGCGCTACGTTTCCCCATTTTGCTCCCAACGGCGAGGGGGTCAACTGCTATGGGCCGATGCAATTTACCTGCGGGATTTGCTCAATGAGAATCAACAGCAGCAAAATCGGCACCTACAGAGCCCTAGCCACTTGCTAAGACTGGCGGCAATTGCTGATGCACTGGACTTTCCCGATTATGCGCTGGAAGTTTTAACGCAACTCACGCTTCGCTATGGCGAAATCCCTCAGTGGAACTGCCGCAAAGAAATTTTCGCTATTTTGGAACAGGTTCAGCCCCTGCTCAGCACAGATATTGCCAAGCTGCCAATAGTAAAGCTGCTGTCTGAGCCAACAACCTAG
- a CDS encoding TerC family protein, producing the protein MIDELLELSPNWGLDTLLLLVVLLALEAVLSADNAIALAALVRGIEDLDEQRRALNLGLAISYVFRIGLIFTATWVLRFWQFELAGALYLLWLSAKYFFFTTEPEHEHERVIRSFWQAVPLLALADLAFSLDSVTTAIALSDERWLVLLGGTIGVIMLRFMAELFIRWLKEFPRLEDAGYFTVTLVGLRLLIRVINPQLVPSDWVMISLIALCFTWGFSKREVEESDTPPTLPKSAHEPTSHTPKR; encoded by the coding sequence ATGATTGATGAACTATTGGAACTCTCGCCCAACTGGGGACTGGATACCCTGTTGTTACTTGTGGTGTTATTGGCACTGGAAGCGGTTCTCTCAGCGGACAATGCGATCGCCCTAGCGGCCTTGGTACGAGGCATCGAAGACTTAGATGAGCAGCGGCGGGCACTCAATCTAGGACTGGCCATTTCTTACGTTTTTCGCATTGGCCTGATTTTCACAGCGACTTGGGTCTTGCGGTTCTGGCAGTTTGAGTTGGCGGGGGCACTCTATCTGCTGTGGTTATCGGCAAAGTACTTTTTCTTTACGACCGAGCCAGAACATGAACACGAGCGGGTGATTCGTTCTTTTTGGCAGGCAGTCCCCCTACTGGCCTTAGCGGATTTAGCCTTTTCCCTCGATAGCGTGACAACGGCGATCGCCCTGTCGGATGAGCGTTGGCTGGTATTACTCGGCGGCACGATTGGCGTGATTATGCTGCGCTTTATGGCGGAGCTATTTATCCGCTGGCTGAAAGAATTTCCTCGGCTTGAGGATGCGGGCTATTTCACAGTGACGCTGGTGGGTCTGCGGCTGCTCATTCGCGTGATTAATCCCCAACTGGTACCCTCGGACTGGGTAATGATTAGCCTGATTGCCCTTTGCTTTACGTGGGGCTTTTCCAAGCGGGAGGTGGAGGAGTCAGACACCCCCCCAACCCTTCCCAAATCAGCCCATGAGCCTACATCTCATACACCCAAGAGGTGA
- a CDS encoding Sll0314/Alr1548 family TPR repeat-containing protein: protein MQTRQLRLWQRFALYLSGAIAPWVLSTAALAGDPFRTGAQARPISDQTEAVFVALFRDGNYVKGKELLPAALERDRQEPLTLTLAAAIAYLNEDWAGYKRYAEETLRAAQALTSRDPLRGNLYQAVGHFLMAGYEISDAGSGPVAGAPAALLRVQRVLDHVGRAEAVNPRDPELNLVRGFMEWGIASNVGFVSMDRAIQTLQTYAAPNYLSYRGLALAYRDRKQWPQALNAVDQALALAPNNPELLYLKAQILAASGNRSQAQQYFQQALAKQSQLPRGIREEIQQFSRRLLPQG from the coding sequence GTGCAAACACGTCAACTGCGCCTGTGGCAACGCTTTGCTCTCTATCTTAGTGGAGCGATCGCCCCTTGGGTACTGAGTACCGCTGCCCTTGCTGGGGATCCTTTCCGTACGGGCGCTCAAGCACGACCCATTTCCGATCAAACGGAAGCCGTCTTTGTTGCCCTCTTTCGCGATGGTAACTATGTCAAAGGTAAAGAGTTACTGCCGGCGGCCTTGGAGCGCGATCGCCAAGAACCCCTAACGCTGACGTTGGCTGCTGCCATTGCCTATCTTAATGAAGACTGGGCAGGGTACAAACGCTATGCCGAGGAGACCCTGCGCGCTGCCCAAGCCCTCACGAGCCGCGATCCCCTGCGGGGAAATCTCTATCAAGCCGTGGGGCATTTCCTGATGGCCGGCTATGAAATTTCCGATGCCGGATCGGGGCCTGTGGCTGGTGCCCCCGCCGCTCTGTTGCGGGTACAGCGGGTTCTCGATCATGTGGGGCGAGCCGAAGCTGTCAATCCTCGCGATCCGGAATTGAATCTTGTTCGTGGCTTTATGGAGTGGGGCATTGCCAGTAATGTGGGCTTTGTCAGCATGGATCGGGCCATTCAAACCCTGCAAACCTACGCCGCTCCCAATTACTTGAGTTATCGAGGCTTGGCCTTGGCCTATCGCGATCGCAAGCAATGGCCGCAGGCCTTAAACGCGGTTGATCAAGCCTTGGCACTTGCCCCCAACAATCCAGAACTCCTTTATCTGAAAGCACAAATTTTGGCCGCCAGTGGCAACCGATCGCAGGCACAGCAATATTTCCAGCAAGCCCTAGCCAAACAAAGCCAATTGCCGCGAGGGATTCGCGAGGAAATTCAGCAGTTTAGCCGCCGCCTTTTGCCCCAAGGCTAG